The window TTTTTCATTTCTGCAATTAGGTAGTACGCATTGTTATAAGCAAACTTTGTATTTGTTGCTATTTCTTCGGAAAATTGAATTGCTACCCAATCGCCATCTTTATCTCCCAAAATAACCTCAATTGGTTTAAAACTCCAATCCACATTTTCTTTTTCAACTGAAAACACATAAAATTTGTCGCCTTCTTTTACAATAGCACTTTCTGGCAATGCCATTGTTTTAGTGCTTTCTGTCTGTATTCTACCTTGAATGTACATTCCTGGAATTAAATTTCCTTTTTTGTTTTCAATTTCTGCGTGAACGTGAACCGCTTTTGGGTTATCCTCAAAAGTTTTGCTTACTGAATATATTTCTGCACTCAATTCATCATCTTCAATAGATTGTATATTAAAGGTAACTTTTTGACCTTTTTTTACTTTGTAAACGTCTTTTTCAAAAACCATTAAATCTGCGTGAACGTGATGCGTATCTACAATTTCAAAGAGTTCGGTTTGTGGTTCAACATATTGTCCTGTTTTCACTTCCACCTTTTGCACATAACCTTCAATGGGACTGCGTAATGCCACACGTTGCGCTATCGTACCATTTGCGACTGAATTTGAATTAATATTCAACAATTTTAACTGTGCTGCCATTCCATTAACCATAGCTTTTGATGCGTCATATTCTGCTTCTGCTTTTTGAAAATTTGCACCAGAGCCTACACCTGCATTATATAATTTTTGTTGTCGTTCATAGTTTTTCTTTAGAAAAGTGCTGTTGCTATACGCATTCAAATAATCGGTTTGCATTTGTATAATATTGGGATGTGAAAGGTATGCAACAACTTGACCTTTGTTTACTTTGTCGCCTTCAATCACTTCAATAGAAACCACATTTGCACCAACAACCGAAGTTATGGCAGCTTCATTTTGTGGTGGCACTTCCAAAGTTCCGTTTGCTTCTACATAGCCACTCATATTGCGTGAGGTAATGGTGTCAATTTTCATTTTTAAGGCTTCAAATTGTTGTGATGATAACATAACTTCTTCTCCTTCGTGATGTTCTTCTTTAGGATTAGTACTGGTTTCCTCATCGTGTGCGTGTCCATCTTCTTCATTGTGATTTTCTTTGTTGCCACAAGAGGCAGCTGAAAATGACAATATTAAAATTGTCAAGATGATATATAGTGTGTTTTTCATAGTTCTAATTTTTAAAATATTGTAATTCAAAAGTGCTTTCTAAATAATTTGCCAAAGCTGTTTGTGCTTCAATTTCGCTCTGAATAGCTTCTTTTATAAGTTGTGTAAATGCCGAATAATCAATCTCGCCTTCTTTGTAAGCGAATAATGCGCCTGTTTTTTGGTCTTTTGTAAGTGGTAATACTTGTTCTTTATAAAAGAGCCACGATGTTTTCCACTTTAGATAGTTTTCTTTGGCTTGAATAAATTTAGATTCAACTTCGTTTTGTCTGAATTGAATATTAGTTTCGGCAATTTGTTTGTCAATTTTTGCAGTTCTAATATTCGCTTTTGTTGTGCCAGATAGAAATGGAATTGATATACCAGCTTGATAGGTGTAAAAACCAGAATTACCATTTACGTTTTGCAAACCACCTTGAAGATTGAATTTGGGTAGATTTTCGGCTTTTGCAACTTTGTAATTTGCTTCTGCTTCATCTATTTGAATTTGCGCAAGGTTATATAAAGGATGTTCTTTTGCATTGAAATCGTTTATATCAATTTCATTAGTGATATCCAATTCGTCTGGTACGTTATAAAATTCATCCGAAACGAGCCATAGATTCAACTGCTGTAATGCAATTAGATAGTTGCTCTTTGTTTGCAAAAACTTGTTTTGAATTTGTAAAGCTTGGTTTTTAGCTGCGGAATATTCCAGTTTCGAAATGGCTTCCACTTCATAATTTAATTCCACCGCTTTTTCAAAATTGGTGTAAATGGAATCCAATGCTGCATACAGATTATAATTTTGTTTACTCTGAAAGGCATTTGACCACGCTTTTTTAACTTCCAATTCCAATTCTAATTCTGAAAGTTGAAAGGCTTTTTGCGCTAATAAAATACGCTGCTCCTGTAATTTTCGTTTTGGCGCAATACCAAAGACATCAATATTTGATTGTCCAATACCAACTGTGGTATAAATTCCTGTTCCATTATTGATTTCTTCGCCACCTGTAAAAATTTGAGTTGTGCCAAAATCATAAGCGGTACCTTTTAATTGTTGCTGTTTTTCAATTTCCAACTGCCTTTGTTTTAAACTTGGATAGTTTTCTTTTGAAATCTTTACAGCTTCATCCATTGAAACAGTCGGCAACGTATCATTTACTTGTTGTGCATTTCCTGTTATTGGCAATAAGAACAAAAATGCTACCATTGCAGTAACTGTTACCACTTT is drawn from Psychroserpens sp. NJDZ02 and contains these coding sequences:
- a CDS encoding efflux RND transporter periplasmic adaptor subunit encodes the protein MKNTLYIILTILILSFSAASCGNKENHNEEDGHAHDEETSTNPKEEHHEGEEVMLSSQQFEALKMKIDTITSRNMSGYVEANGTLEVPPQNEAAITSVVGANVVSIEVIEGDKVNKGQVVAYLSHPNIIQMQTDYLNAYSNSTFLKKNYERQQKLYNAGVGSGANFQKAEAEYDASKAMVNGMAAQLKLLNINSNSVANGTIAQRVALRSPIEGYVQKVEVKTGQYVEPQTELFEIVDTHHVHADLMVFEKDVYKVKKGQKVTFNIQSIEDDELSAEIYSVSKTFEDNPKAVHVHAEIENKKGNLIPGMYIQGRIQTESTKTMALPESAIVKEGDKFYVFSVEKENVDWSFKPIEVILGDKDGDWVAIQFSEEIATNTKFAYNNAYYLIAEMKKGEAEHAH